From the Oleiharenicola lentus genome, one window contains:
- a CDS encoding plastocyanin/azurin family copper-binding protein, whose protein sequence is MKPSIALSLLACGLVLTGCGKKEEAAPSTSATPAASTPAAAPAAAAAPAAPAAAVIEITANDAMKFSVTRFEVSPGQQVKLTLRNIGTMPKAAMGHNLVILKKDADVKAFADAAVMAAATDYFPAAKADLAIAHTKLLGPKQSEEIDFTAPAEAGEYPFICSFPAHFLAGMKGVMVVK, encoded by the coding sequence ATGAAACCCTCCATCGCCCTTTCTCTGCTCGCTTGCGGGCTCGTGTTAACCGGTTGCGGCAAAAAAGAGGAGGCTGCGCCCTCCACGTCGGCTACGCCGGCCGCATCCACGCCGGCGGCTGCTCCTGCCGCGGCCGCGGCTCCGGCCGCTCCGGCCGCCGCCGTCATCGAGATCACGGCCAATGATGCCATGAAATTCAGTGTCACCCGCTTTGAGGTCAGTCCCGGCCAGCAGGTGAAGCTCACCCTGCGCAACATCGGCACCATGCCGAAGGCGGCGATGGGGCACAATCTCGTCATCCTGAAGAAGGATGCTGACGTGAAGGCCTTCGCCGATGCCGCCGTAATGGCCGCTGCGACGGATTATTTCCCCGCCGCCAAGGCCGATCTGGCCATCGCCCACACCAAGCTGCTCGGGCCGAAGCAGAGTGAGGAAATCGACTTCACCGCGCCCGCCGAGGCTGGCGAGTATCCGTTCATTTGCTCCTTCCCTGCACATTTTCTCGCGGGCATGAAGGGCGTGATGGTGGTCAAATAA
- the proC gene encoding pyrroline-5-carboxylate reductase, with product MAKLAFLGAGNLASAIIRGLLAHQVCVPEDIACTSKGGETAARLAASTGIAHQPDLAQLLGPADVVIVAFKPQSLAAADPRLAELTRGKLVLSVLAGKKLSTLSRTFPLARNLVRTMPNTPAAIGAGITPFCSLHPLSPDDSALVIRILEALGVCLPLDEQYFDALTAVGGSGPAFLFEFVAGLRDAALAAGLPSDVAPRMALETVLGAARLLARTGETPEALRDKVTSPNGTTYAGLQVLARREFRETLKETVAAATRRAGELSQD from the coding sequence ATGGCGAAGCTGGCATTTCTCGGCGCCGGCAATCTTGCCTCCGCCATCATCCGCGGCCTGCTCGCCCACCAGGTCTGCGTGCCCGAGGATATCGCCTGCACCAGCAAGGGCGGCGAAACCGCTGCCCGCCTTGCCGCCTCCACCGGCATCGCCCACCAGCCCGACCTGGCCCAACTGCTCGGGCCGGCCGATGTCGTCATCGTTGCCTTCAAGCCGCAGTCGCTCGCAGCCGCCGATCCGCGCCTCGCCGAACTCACGCGCGGCAAACTCGTGCTTTCCGTGCTCGCCGGCAAAAAACTGTCTACCCTCTCCCGCACCTTCCCCCTCGCCCGCAACCTGGTGCGCACGATGCCCAACACCCCAGCCGCCATCGGCGCCGGCATCACGCCTTTCTGTTCGCTGCATCCGCTCAGCCCTGACGACAGCGCCCTGGTCATCCGGATTCTCGAAGCCCTCGGCGTTTGCCTCCCGCTTGACGAACAGTATTTCGACGCGCTCACCGCCGTCGGGGGCAGCGGTCCGGCCTTCCTCTTTGAATTTGTCGCCGGCCTCCGCGACGCCGCCCTCGCCGCCGGGCTCCCGTCCGACGTTGCCCCGCGGATGGCGCTCGAAACCGTCCTCGGTGCCGCCCGCCTGCTGGCCCGCACCGGCGAGACGCCCGAGGCCTTGCGCGACAAGGTCACCTCGCCCAATGGCACCACTTACGCCGGCCTGCAGGTTCTGGCCCGGCGGGAGTTTCGCGAAACTTTGAAGGAAACCGTCGCTGCCGCCACCCGCCGGGCTGGCGAACTCTCCCAAGACTGA
- a CDS encoding response regulator has translation MATPKILVVDDQPINVQLLKRKLEREGMTVVAAYSGQEALNLISADKPDLILLDVMMPDMDGLEVCQRLQAEPETKSIPIIFITARTTKEGKIEGLGVGAVDYITKPIDLDETLARVQTQLRFVQINRELVDLQRRLGDSRRAATIGAVTQGIAHNLNNLLGVVIGYVDLIKAYHDKPELVKKNSQHLEDAVNRIVGIIKQLTTLVVRNRPPLIRASLARMIDSGIRRYQIEYKIDQPVSVQHGAGEVLIETNVELLEEVIAKLVMNAWESYGEGAPPDQRSVSIRTEVVEKPQEGRFALIHIEDRGRGIDPEIRDHAFEPFTSTKHTVGVGMGLTIARHSMRNLGGEVTLSDRQGGGAICTIRHPLERRNRQPA, from the coding sequence ATGGCGACGCCCAAGATTCTCGTGGTTGATGACCAACCCATCAACGTCCAGCTGCTGAAACGTAAACTGGAACGCGAAGGGATGACGGTGGTGGCCGCCTATTCGGGCCAGGAGGCCCTGAACCTCATCAGCGCCGACAAACCCGACCTCATCCTCCTCGATGTGATGATGCCGGACATGGACGGTCTTGAGGTCTGCCAGCGTCTGCAGGCCGAGCCGGAGACCAAGTCCATACCGATCATTTTCATCACCGCCCGCACCACCAAGGAGGGCAAGATCGAGGGCCTCGGTGTCGGGGCCGTGGATTACATTACCAAACCGATCGACCTCGACGAGACCCTGGCCCGCGTGCAGACGCAGCTACGTTTCGTGCAGATCAACCGCGAGCTTGTGGACCTGCAGCGCCGCCTCGGCGATTCCCGCCGTGCCGCCACCATTGGCGCCGTCACCCAGGGCATCGCGCACAACCTCAACAATCTCCTCGGCGTCGTCATTGGCTACGTTGATCTCATCAAGGCCTACCACGACAAGCCCGAGCTGGTTAAGAAAAACTCCCAGCACCTCGAGGACGCCGTCAACCGCATCGTCGGCATCATCAAGCAGCTCACCACCCTCGTCGTGCGCAATCGCCCGCCGCTCATCCGCGCCAGCCTGGCCCGCATGATCGACAGCGGCATCCGCCGCTACCAGATCGAATACAAGATCGACCAGCCCGTGTCGGTGCAGCACGGCGCCGGTGAAGTCCTCATCGAGACCAACGTCGAGCTGCTCGAGGAAGTCATCGCGAAGCTCGTGATGAACGCCTGGGAAAGTTACGGTGAAGGCGCACCTCCCGACCAGCGCTCCGTCTCCATTCGCACGGAGGTGGTGGAGAAACCGCAGGAAGGCCGCTTCGCCCTCATCCACATTGAGGACCGCGGCCGCGGAATCGATCCCGAGATCCGTGACCACGCGTTTGAACCTTTCACCAGCACCAAGCACACCGTCGGAGTCGGCATGGGTCTCACCATTGCCCGCCACTCGATGCGCAACTTGGGCGGAGAAGTGACCCTCTCCGACCGTCAGGGCGGCGGTGCGATCTGCACCATCCGCCACCCGTTGGAGCGTCGTAACCGCCAGCCGGCCTGA
- the folD gene encoding bifunctional methylenetetrahydrofolate dehydrogenase/methenyltetrahydrofolate cyclohydrolase FolD: MELIDGNQIAATIIAELKTEVAALTGRKPCIALVRVGDDPASVSYVKKKEKTSAEIGIESRLIFPPVTITQDELFALIDRLNADPSVDGILVQSPLPKGINEVAVFRRIAAHKDVDGFHTMNLGKLAQEDETGFVACTPAGIMELLRRANVSLSGKHVVVLGRSLIVGKPAALLAVQRKAWANATVTICHSQTANLPALTRQADILIAAIGKAEFVTADMVKPGAVVIDVGVNRVPDSTKKTGYRLTGDVHFPSVSPLCAKITPVPGGVGPMTVAMLMANTVKAHRQNTAHAS; the protein is encoded by the coding sequence ATGGAACTCATCGACGGCAACCAAATCGCCGCCACCATCATCGCCGAACTCAAAACCGAGGTCGCCGCCCTCACCGGCCGCAAACCCTGCATCGCACTTGTGCGCGTGGGCGACGACCCGGCGTCCGTCTCCTACGTCAAGAAGAAGGAAAAGACCTCCGCCGAGATCGGTATCGAGAGCCGCCTGATTTTCCCGCCGGTCACCATCACGCAGGACGAGCTCTTCGCGCTCATAGATCGGCTGAACGCCGACCCATCCGTGGACGGGATTCTCGTCCAGTCCCCGCTGCCCAAGGGCATCAACGAGGTCGCCGTGTTCCGCCGCATCGCCGCGCACAAGGATGTGGACGGTTTCCACACCATGAATCTCGGCAAACTCGCGCAGGAGGACGAAACTGGCTTCGTCGCCTGCACACCCGCGGGCATCATGGAACTGCTCCGTCGCGCAAATGTTTCCCTCTCCGGCAAACACGTTGTCGTTCTCGGCCGCAGTCTCATCGTCGGCAAACCCGCGGCCCTGCTCGCCGTCCAGCGCAAGGCCTGGGCCAACGCCACCGTCACGATCTGCCATTCGCAAACGGCCAACCTGCCCGCCCTCACGCGCCAGGCCGACATCCTGATCGCCGCCATCGGCAAGGCCGAATTCGTGACCGCCGACATGGTCAAACCCGGCGCAGTGGTCATCGACGTCGGCGTGAACCGTGTGCCCGACTCCACCAAGAAAACCGGTTACCGACTCACGGGTGACGTCCATTTCCCGAGCGTTTCACCCCTTTGCGCCAAGATCACGCCGGTCCCGGGTGGCGTGGGCCCCATGACCGTGGCCATGCTCATGGCCAACACCGTCAAGGCCCACCGCCAGAACACCGCCCACGCGTCATAA
- a CDS encoding SH3 domain-containing protein: protein MKINIACLLLLSLAVRLGAADILPADAAVFVQPDPKSPVLVRLKAGNTIVYTGDAPAGWRRVEISGTFEGYAHNRDITKDLSVRTGGGILAAPKKDAPALTVAQEGDKTEVVGLAGGDWVQVKFAKKLQGFVATAAAANLAPDPVASLTPLAPTVNPAPAAPSSNLGRAVPLTGNTADLPRLFAGRFVLARRAIINPNPPYDYQLTDSNGRRFAYIDTKRLLLTDQIQSYLEREVSITGTIRNTVDGKDLVIAAESMLLKK from the coding sequence ATGAAAATTAATATCGCCTGCCTCCTGCTCCTCTCGTTGGCCGTCCGCCTCGGCGCCGCCGACATCCTGCCCGCCGATGCCGCCGTCTTCGTGCAGCCCGACCCTAAGTCACCCGTCCTCGTCCGCCTCAAGGCCGGCAACACCATCGTCTACACCGGCGACGCGCCGGCCGGTTGGCGCCGCGTTGAGATCTCCGGCACTTTCGAGGGCTACGCCCACAACCGCGACATCACCAAGGATCTCTCGGTCCGGACCGGTGGCGGCATCCTCGCTGCGCCGAAAAAGGACGCTCCTGCGCTCACGGTCGCCCAGGAGGGTGACAAGACCGAGGTCGTCGGCCTGGCCGGCGGCGACTGGGTGCAGGTCAAATTCGCCAAGAAACTCCAGGGCTTCGTCGCCACCGCCGCCGCGGCCAACCTCGCACCCGATCCGGTGGCTTCGCTCACCCCGCTGGCCCCCACGGTCAATCCCGCCCCGGCCGCCCCCAGTTCCAACTTGGGCCGGGCCGTCCCGCTCACCGGTAACACCGCCGATCTGCCTCGCCTCTTCGCCGGCCGGTTTGTCCTGGCACGCCGCGCCATCATCAATCCCAACCCGCCCTACGATTACCAGCTCACCGACAGCAACGGCCGCCGCTTCGCCTACATCGACACGAAGCGCCTGCTGCTCACCGATCAAATCCAATCCTACCTTGAGCGCGAGGTTTCCATCACGGGGACCATCCGCAACACCGTTGACGGCAAGGATCTCGTGATTGCCGCCGAGTCGATGCTGTTGAAGAAGTAG
- a CDS encoding pseudouridine synthase — protein MEPVRIQKFIADSGLCSRRAAEMLIAGGEVYVNGQPATVGQKVEPGIDKVTVRGKPVRTTAQPRITLVMHKPRGVVCSNSDPHADQTVFDLLPREWAKLRLFCAGRLDKDSEGLVILTSDGDLANRLMHPSNVVVKRYYVSLEEPFPVKRIRSLLHGILHEGERHKVERAFLVNPSRDQTSTELDVHMHHGKKREIRLLFTALGFEVRRLRRYQIGALRLKGIPLRGVKQLSTKEIESLFAVPPSPRRDGPAADSDEN, from the coding sequence ATGGAGCCCGTTCGTATCCAGAAATTCATCGCCGACAGCGGGCTTTGCTCGCGTCGCGCCGCCGAGATGCTCATCGCCGGGGGCGAAGTTTACGTCAACGGCCAGCCCGCCACCGTCGGCCAAAAAGTCGAGCCGGGCATCGACAAGGTCACCGTGCGTGGCAAACCCGTGCGCACCACCGCCCAGCCGCGCATCACCCTCGTCATGCACAAGCCCCGAGGCGTGGTCTGCAGCAACAGCGATCCGCACGCCGATCAGACCGTGTTCGACCTGCTGCCCCGGGAGTGGGCCAAGCTCCGCCTGTTCTGCGCCGGTCGCCTCGACAAGGACAGCGAGGGCCTCGTCATCCTGACCTCCGACGGCGATCTCGCCAACCGCCTGATGCACCCGTCGAACGTCGTGGTGAAGCGCTACTACGTCTCTCTTGAGGAACCGTTCCCCGTGAAACGCATCCGCTCGCTCCTGCACGGCATCCTGCACGAGGGCGAACGTCACAAGGTGGAGCGCGCGTTTCTCGTCAACCCGTCGCGCGACCAGACCTCCACCGAGCTCGACGTGCACATGCACCACGGCAAGAAACGCGAGATCCGCCTGCTCTTCACCGCCCTCGGCTTCGAGGTCCGCCGCCTGCGCCGCTACCAGATCGGCGCGCTGCGCCTGAAAGGAATTCCTTTGCGCGGCGTGAAACAACTTTCTACCAAGGAAATCGAATCCCTCTTCGCCGTGCCGCCCTCGCCCCGCCGCGACGGCCCGGCCGCTGACTCCGATGAAAATTAA
- a CDS encoding sulfite reductase subunit alpha codes for MARIVLATPRRRKANPAPSMSSTPAPTSAFHKDNPFPARLTENRLLNKPGSHKETRHLVVDIAGSGLTYKVGDSLGVFATNRPSEVEEILHRLGVSGNEMVSPLMLKLAAPIPLREALLGRLALAKPTRKFVELLAAKATDEGDKAKLAVLLAPEGKDQLAGYLEDREYIDLLTEFPSARLAPQELVDQLRKLMPRLYSIASSAKPYPTEVHLTVAIVRYETNHRSRVGVCSTFLADRAALNTTPVPVFVSDSHFGPPEDLTKDIIMVGPGTGIAPFRAFMQERVATGATGRNWVFFGDQHRATDFLYEEEWLKWQGEGRLARLDLAFSRDQILKVYVQDRMRENGAELWAWLQKGAHFYVCGDAKRMAKDVDVALHEVISRHSGMDAAASADYVKQMKKDKRYQRDVY; via the coding sequence ATGGCAAGAATCGTGCTTGCCACGCCTCGGCGCCGGAAGGCAAATCCGGCCCCCTCCATGAGTTCCACGCCCGCTCCGACCTCCGCCTTCCACAAGGACAATCCCTTCCCGGCCCGCCTGACCGAGAACCGCCTGCTCAACAAGCCGGGCTCGCACAAGGAGACGCGGCACCTCGTGGTGGACATCGCGGGCAGCGGCCTGACCTACAAGGTCGGTGATTCGCTGGGCGTTTTTGCGACCAACCGTCCGTCGGAAGTGGAAGAGATCCTGCACCGGCTCGGCGTGAGCGGCAACGAGATGGTGTCGCCGCTCATGCTCAAGCTGGCCGCCCCGATTCCGCTGCGCGAGGCGTTGCTCGGCCGGCTCGCGTTGGCGAAGCCCACGCGCAAGTTTGTCGAGCTGCTCGCGGCCAAGGCGACCGACGAGGGCGACAAGGCCAAGCTCGCCGTGCTGCTCGCGCCCGAGGGCAAGGACCAGCTGGCCGGCTATCTCGAGGATCGGGAATACATCGACCTGCTCACGGAGTTTCCCAGCGCACGGCTCGCGCCGCAGGAGTTGGTGGACCAGTTGCGCAAGCTTATGCCGCGCCTCTATTCGATCGCGTCGTCGGCCAAACCTTATCCCACCGAGGTTCATCTCACCGTGGCGATCGTGCGGTACGAGACGAACCACCGCTCGCGCGTCGGCGTGTGCAGCACCTTCCTCGCGGACCGCGCTGCGCTGAACACCACGCCCGTGCCCGTGTTCGTGTCGGATTCACATTTCGGCCCCCCGGAAGACCTCACGAAGGACATCATCATGGTGGGGCCGGGCACGGGCATCGCGCCGTTCCGGGCCTTCATGCAAGAGCGGGTCGCCACGGGTGCGACCGGCCGCAACTGGGTGTTCTTCGGCGACCAGCACCGCGCCACGGATTTTCTTTACGAGGAGGAATGGCTCAAATGGCAGGGCGAGGGCCGGCTGGCGCGTCTCGACCTGGCGTTCTCGCGCGACCAGATCCTCAAGGTCTATGTGCAGGACCGCATGCGTGAAAACGGAGCCGAGCTCTGGGCGTGGCTGCAGAAGGGGGCGCATTTCTATGTATGCGGCGACGCCAAGCGCATGGCCAAGGATGTCGATGTCGCACTGCATGAAGTGATCTCGCGCCACAGCGGCATGGATGCCGCGGCCTCGGCCGACTACGTGAAGCAGATGAAGAAGGACAAGCGCTACCAGCGCGATGTTTACTGA
- the fabG gene encoding 3-oxoacyl-[acyl-carrier-protein] reductase, producing the protein MSLTYNNRVALVTGAGRGIGKAIAELLAKNGVNVICVSKSADSCGAVAAAITAAGGKAKALAVDVADGAAVAKASADLLAEFGQIDILINNAGITKDGLLFRMSEADWNSVITTNLTSCYHWTKHVGRSMTTKRWGRIVNITSVVGIMGNAGQANYCAAKAGLIGFTKSIAKEFAARGVTSNAVAPGFIKTDMTAALPPEAAEKITSVIPLKRLGEAADIAHMTAFLCAEEAGYITGQVFTVDGGMVM; encoded by the coding sequence ATGAGCCTCACCTATAACAATCGTGTGGCCCTTGTCACCGGCGCCGGCCGGGGCATCGGCAAAGCCATCGCCGAGTTGCTCGCCAAGAACGGCGTCAACGTCATCTGCGTGAGCAAATCCGCCGACAGCTGCGGCGCGGTTGCCGCCGCCATCACCGCCGCGGGCGGCAAGGCCAAGGCGCTCGCCGTGGACGTGGCTGACGGCGCTGCCGTCGCCAAGGCCAGCGCCGACCTCCTCGCCGAATTTGGCCAGATCGACATTCTCATCAACAATGCCGGCATCACCAAGGACGGCCTGCTGTTCCGCATGTCGGAGGCCGACTGGAACAGCGTCATCACCACCAATCTCACGAGCTGCTACCACTGGACGAAGCATGTCGGGCGCTCGATGACGACGAAGCGCTGGGGTCGCATCGTGAACATCACCTCCGTGGTGGGCATCATGGGGAACGCGGGCCAGGCCAATTACTGCGCCGCCAAAGCCGGCCTGATCGGCTTCACCAAGTCCATTGCCAAGGAATTTGCCGCACGCGGTGTCACCTCCAACGCCGTGGCCCCGGGGTTTATCAAAACCGACATGACCGCGGCGCTTCCGCCCGAGGCCGCCGAGAAAATCACCTCGGTCATTCCGCTGAAGCGGCTCGGTGAAGCGGCGGATATCGCCCACATGACGGCGTTCCTATGCGCCGAAGAGGCCGGCTATATCACCGGGCAAGTTTTTACCGTTGACGGCGGCATGGTGATGTGA
- a CDS encoding acyl carrier protein produces the protein MADQKTIEQRVKEIIVNQLNVNEEQITPQASFLDDLGADSLDTVELIMAFEEEFKDEIKGEIPESDAEKLQTVGDVIGYIQQKAGK, from the coding sequence ATGGCTGACCAGAAAACCATAGAACAGCGCGTCAAGGAAATCATCGTTAACCAATTGAACGTTAACGAGGAGCAGATCACTCCGCAGGCTTCGTTCCTGGATGATCTTGGCGCCGATTCGCTCGACACCGTCGAGCTGATCATGGCGTTCGAAGAAGAGTTCAAGGACGAGATCAAGGGTGAGATTCCCGAGTCCGATGCCGAGAAACTCCAGACTGTCGGCGATGTAATCGGCTACATCCAGCAGAAGGCCGGCAAGTAA
- the fabF gene encoding beta-ketoacyl-ACP synthase II — protein sequence MESAAPTSRRVVVTGMGVITSLGHNVPDFWNNILAGKCGVDRISLFDAKDFSCQIGAEVRGFDPATMMDPKEVRRNDRYTHFGFCAAKQAVADAKLDMAKEDLDRVGVIIGSGIGGMWTIETQHKVLLEKGPRKVSPFMIPALISNMCSGLVAIELGARGPNFSVVSACATATHAIGESFRMVRSGDADVMVCGGAEASITTLAYAGFCSMKAMSTNNDNPQKASRPFDLNRDGFIMGEGSGVLVIESLEHAQARGAHIYCELAGYAATCDAFHITQPDPEGKGLSQAMSRALKDAKVLPEQIDYINAHGTSTPYNDKFETLAIKKVFGEAAKKVMVSSTKSMTGHLLGAAGGIEAVISVKTIQSGEVPPTINYETPDPDCDLDYVPNVKRTAKVNTVLTNNLGFGGQNAALVFRKV from the coding sequence ATGGAATCCGCTGCACCCACCTCTCGTCGCGTCGTAGTTACCGGCATGGGCGTCATCACGTCGCTCGGCCACAACGTTCCTGACTTCTGGAACAACATTCTGGCCGGCAAGTGCGGCGTGGACCGGATTTCGCTCTTTGATGCGAAGGACTTCAGCTGCCAGATCGGCGCCGAAGTGCGCGGTTTCGATCCCGCCACCATGATGGATCCCAAGGAGGTTCGGCGCAACGACCGCTACACCCATTTTGGTTTCTGCGCCGCCAAGCAGGCCGTGGCCGACGCCAAGCTCGACATGGCGAAGGAGGACCTTGATCGCGTCGGCGTGATCATCGGTTCCGGTATCGGCGGCATGTGGACGATTGAGACCCAGCATAAGGTTCTCCTCGAAAAGGGTCCGCGCAAGGTCTCGCCCTTCATGATCCCCGCGCTGATCAGCAACATGTGCTCCGGCCTGGTGGCCATCGAGCTGGGCGCACGTGGACCGAATTTCTCGGTGGTGAGCGCCTGCGCCACCGCCACGCACGCCATCGGAGAGTCGTTCCGCATGGTGCGCAGCGGCGATGCGGATGTCATGGTGTGCGGCGGGGCCGAGGCCTCGATCACGACTCTGGCCTACGCGGGTTTCTGCTCGATGAAAGCCATGAGCACCAACAACGACAACCCGCAGAAGGCGAGCCGCCCGTTCGATCTCAACCGCGACGGTTTCATCATGGGTGAAGGCTCGGGGGTGCTCGTCATCGAGAGCCTGGAGCACGCGCAGGCGCGCGGCGCCCATATCTATTGCGAACTCGCGGGGTATGCCGCGACCTGCGACGCCTTTCACATCACGCAGCCGGATCCCGAGGGCAAGGGGCTCTCCCAGGCGATGTCCCGCGCGCTCAAGGATGCGAAGGTGCTGCCGGAGCAGATCGACTACATCAACGCGCACGGAACCTCCACGCCTTACAACGACAAGTTCGAAACGCTCGCGATCAAGAAGGTCTTTGGTGAGGCGGCGAAGAAAGTCATGGTCAGTTCCACCAAGTCGATGACCGGTCACCTCCTCGGTGCCGCCGGCGGCATCGAAGCGGTCATCAGTGTGAAGACCATCCAAAGCGGCGAAGTGCCGCCGACGATCAACTACGAGACGCCTGATCCGGACTGCGACCTGGATTACGTGCCCAACGTCAAGCGCACGGCCAAGGTGAATACGGTGCTGACCAACAACCTTGGGTTCGGTGGGCAGAACGCGGCGCTGGTCTTCCGCAAGGTCTGA
- a CDS encoding sigma-54-dependent transcriptional regulator — protein sequence MVPSVLIVDDEKHTREGLQQALQENYDVTVAANADEAFNLMDAQEFEVILTDLRMPGKSGLKVIDKALALPNRPAVIMMTAYGSIDSAVEAMKRGAVDFLTKPVQIERLEILIQRALKTKTLEVEVKQLHERLDEKFNVGAIVGHSPRLAEVIERVKLVAPSKATILIEGETGTGKELIAQAIHQASPRARAAFVPVHCAALPATLLESELFGHERGAFTGATERREGRFELADGGTVFLDEIGEIGPEIQVKLLRFLETKSFERVGGTKTLNVDVRLVAATNRNLEQMVKEGKFREDLYFRLNVVRITTPALRERAEDIPVLLEHFIKVYAKENAYEPVQVETGAMRHLQAYPWPGNIRELRNFAENAVVLRRGGKMTEFDLEPKFRGEAAPPPSMVTPTPANPLSVEENEKRLLREALMKARGNRTRAATLLGISRRTLHRKIAQWPELDVVDRG from the coding sequence ATGGTGCCCAGCGTTCTGATCGTTGATGACGAAAAGCACACCCGGGAGGGCCTGCAACAGGCGTTGCAGGAGAACTACGATGTGACGGTGGCCGCGAATGCCGATGAGGCCTTCAACCTGATGGATGCGCAGGAATTCGAGGTGATTTTGACCGACTTGCGCATGCCGGGCAAAAGCGGCCTCAAGGTGATCGATAAGGCTCTGGCGCTGCCCAACCGGCCGGCGGTGATCATGATGACGGCCTACGGCAGCATCGATTCTGCCGTCGAGGCGATGAAGCGCGGTGCCGTGGACTTTCTCACCAAACCCGTGCAAATCGAGCGGCTGGAGATCCTCATCCAGCGGGCGCTCAAGACCAAGACCCTCGAGGTCGAGGTCAAGCAACTGCACGAACGGCTCGACGAGAAGTTCAACGTCGGCGCCATTGTGGGACACTCGCCCCGACTCGCCGAGGTTATCGAGCGGGTGAAGCTCGTGGCGCCGTCCAAGGCCACCATCCTGATCGAGGGCGAAACCGGCACCGGCAAGGAGCTGATCGCCCAGGCGATTCACCAGGCCAGCCCGCGCGCCCGTGCGGCCTTCGTGCCGGTGCACTGCGCGGCGTTGCCGGCCACGCTGCTGGAGAGCGAGCTGTTCGGCCATGAGCGCGGCGCCTTTACCGGTGCGACCGAGCGTCGGGAGGGGCGCTTCGAACTCGCCGATGGCGGCACGGTGTTTCTGGATGAGATCGGCGAGATCGGTCCCGAGATTCAGGTGAAACTCCTGCGCTTCCTCGAGACCAAGAGCTTTGAAAGGGTTGGCGGGACCAAGACGCTCAACGTGGACGTGCGCCTCGTAGCCGCGACCAACCGCAACCTTGAGCAGATGGTCAAGGAAGGGAAATTTCGCGAAGATCTCTATTTCCGCCTGAACGTTGTGCGCATCACCACACCGGCGCTGCGGGAACGAGCGGAGGACATCCCGGTGCTGCTGGAGCACTTCATCAAGGTTTACGCCAAGGAAAACGCGTATGAGCCCGTGCAGGTCGAGACCGGTGCCATGCGCCACCTACAGGCCTATCCCTGGCCGGGCAACATCCGCGAGCTGCGCAATTTTGCCGAGAACGCCGTAGTGCTGCGGCGCGGAGGCAAGATGACGGAGTTTGATCTCGAGCCGAAGTTCCGGGGCGAGGCCGCGCCGCCGCCCTCGATGGTCACGCCCACGCCGGCCAATCCGCTCTCGGTGGAGGAAAACGAAAAGCGCCTGCTCCGTGAGGCCCTGATGAAGGCGCGCGGCAACCGCACGCGCGCCGCGACGCTGCTCGGCATCAGCCGGCGCACCCTGCACCGCAAGATCGCGCAGTGGCCGGAACTGGACGTGGTGGATCGCGGCTGA